A portion of the Gigantopelta aegis isolate Gae_Host chromosome 10, Gae_host_genome, whole genome shotgun sequence genome contains these proteins:
- the LOC121384617 gene encoding uncharacterized protein LOC121384617, protein MDTREYLSTGLKFAYATINNLNATCRKISAAKAFLLMNRDRVRHEMDSFTRRLTSMLAMMHNQLELEIADIVKSKTEYLENWEQLMFQNICKIGEVCMETERALKIENEHLVDQRAPRLIRQLQVLCEIELEPDSASFFENSVKIEFVPGIVEEILQNSTLGDLLTCSVESTASENGNMTMTSEIFHPSDHANKVEILGTQQSTSDKCTAKRNKCNKCQYNVDGCQCPLHSAEYVCEVNNNQSEQVNENEQLITTESRVFMHNINNSQSCQKDQSTAFRRLEFQKLGSPKHVRLHMSDTTNSTSENDENTWEPKHLSPCVDKQVNIAACDSSSLLNSASENGNNLRKTKDLANANKHVNMTDGDSSFVQSSAFENINDSWQLNSNWELKDTAHETDKQVKIVVCDSCTTDQNTCSTEKCNDLWKTENSQESWEPNDTRPQTDEKMDKLVCVTPSSDSCPAQNTCDIEKCNNLWKTENLEDSWEPKDVKPQTDEKVDTLVCYAPSSKEFQAAICDSSMHSDASKNSDSWQSNSSKTVTEPSADIIQVSPEISVGTGVFSSQDEGQYFDAIPKELSTFVKMDTTEVPLSTSASECWDDLLDEELIKRDQDELKLKNGEDSTNGGQEHASSDTHNKENKGNVHLMSKRKTHGAASECGQNEPVVSAASAGQNKTDVSVTSSSVKEPNNQINSESKKSIISGSMKNVLKKHIQSNGAPSTHQTGGVRNNVTSKTVSGHGAETCPNKTSANNTDTTVESSDQASDPGRSPVKQDTPKLTDSEMKKDTPKATDSEMKNDKPKAADSEMKKDTPKKTNSKMKQDTPKATDSEMKKDTPKKTDSKIKPDTYKATDCKIKNDTPSATDSKIMSPKTKRWQKHQGSLKNTGKSSSPKKPANMEVPVHVVKPVMPMQTYQGIDISQMICRGPTFNEIHAYPVAQIGIPNKGYKPILRFPIGITINHKDEVIVCDTGAGVVRVFKYNCLLFSFYESKNGVKFSHPSAVVVNERDDMFVKDDVAIHVFDRDGNALNIIGKKCLKRPYGLVMTTDGKLVVLDVDRDRPTLFQFFQDGRLASSPLFDPLTKLKSGSKCRFLALYQDKVLVSDLGLNVMYLVNLDGNVLHTFGSFGHHAGCFNQPSGITVDSVGNWIVADSRNDRLQVFKSNGQFLCHMKLHAPILRPSDIHLTANGHLYVVNLLYHVVNVYKISL, encoded by the exons ATGGATACAAGAGAATATCTTTCTACTGGTCTAAAGTTTGCTTATGCAACAATAAACAACCTGAATGCCACCTGTAGGAAAATATCTGCTGCCAAAGCCTTCTTGTTAATGAATCGTGACAGGGTTAGACATGAGATGGACAGCTTTACCCGACGTTTGACGTCCATGCTGGCTATGATGCACAACCAACTGGAATTAGAAATAGCCGACATTGTCAAGTCTAAAACAGAGTACCTGGAAAACTGGGAGCAGCTAATGTTTCAGAACATTTGTAAGATTGGCGAAGTTTGTATGGAAACAGAAAGGGCATTAAAAATAGAGAATGAGCACCTAGTTGACCAACGTGCGCCGAGATTGATAAGGCAATTGCAGGTTCTTTGTGAGATTGAATTGGAACCGGACAGTGCTTCTTTCTTTGAGAATTCAGTGAAGATAGAATTTGTCCCAGGAATAGTGGAAGAAATTCTTCAAAACTCGACATTGGGGGATTTGTTGACATGCAGTGTAGAAAGCACTGCATCAGAGAATGGAAATATGACAATGACAAGTGAAATTTTTCATCCATCAGATCATGCCAACAAAGTGGAAATTTTAGGTACCCAACAATCCACAAGTGATAAATGTACTGCTAAAAGAAATAAATGCAACAAGTGTCAGTACAATGTTGATGGTTGCCAGTGTCCATTACATAGTGCTGAATACGTTTGTGAGGTCAACAATAACCAGTCTGAACAAGTCAATGAAAATGAACAACTGATCACAACTGAATCAAGGGTCTTCATGCATAATATTAACAACAGCCAAAGTTGTCAAAAAGATCAGTCAACTGCTTTTAGGCGTCTCGAATTTCAGAAGCTTGGAAGTCCAAAACACGTTCGTCTTCATATGTCGGATACTACAAATAGCACCTCggagaatgatgaaaatacctGGGAACCTAAACATTTATCCccatgtgttgataaacaagtGAACATCGCAGCATGTGATTCATCTTCTCTGCTGAACAGTGCTTCTGAAAATGGGAATAATTTACGGAAGACTAAGGACTTGGCAAATGCAAATAAACATGTGAACATGACAGATGGTGATTCTTCTTTTGTCCAAAGCAGtgcatttgaaaacattaatgaTTCATGGCAGCTCAATAGTAATTGGGAGCTTAAAGATACAGCACATGAGACTGATAAACAAGTGAAAATAGTAGTTTGTGATTCTTGTACTACTGATCAGAATACCTGCAGTACTGAAAAATGTAATGATTTGTGGAAGACCGAGAATTCACAAGAGTCTTGGGAGCCTAATGATACTAGACCACAGACTGATGAAAAGATGGACAAATTGGTTTGTGTTACACCATCAAGTGATTCTTGTCCTGCTCAGAATACATGTGATattgaaaaatgtaataatttgtgGAAGACTGAGAATTTAGAAGATTCTTGGGAGCCTAAAGATGTCAAACCACAGACTGATGAAAAGGTGGACACATTGGTTTGTTATGCACCATCGAGTAAAGAGTTTCAAGCAGCCATCTGTGATTCATCCATGCATAGTGATGCATCTAAAAACAGTGATTCCTGGCAGTCCAACAGTTCTAAAACTGTTACTGAGCCATCCGCTGACATTATTCAAGTCTCTCCTGAAATTTCAGTTGGGACCGGAGTTTTCAGTTCACAAGACGAAGGACAATATTTTGATGCCATACCAAAGGAGCTAAGTACATTTGTAAAAATGGATACAACAGAGGTACCTCTCAGTACTTCAGCATCAGAATGCTGGGATGACCTTCTTGATGAAGAACTTATTAAAAGAGACCAGGATGAGCTGAAACTGAAAAATGGTGAGGATTCAACAAATGGTGGACAAGAACACGCATCCTCAGATACCCATAACAAAGAAAATAAGGGAAATGTCCATTTGATGTCAAAGCGGAAAACACATGGTGCTGCTTCAGAATGTGGACAAAATGAACCTGTTGTGTCTGCTGCTTCAGCTGGACAAAATAAAACTGATGTGTCAGTTACTTCAAGTTCTGTAAAGGAACCTAACAACCAGATTAATTCTGAATCCAAGAAATCCATCATATCTGGGTCaatgaaaaatgtgttgaaGAAGCACATTCAGTCGAATGGTGCACCATCTACACACCAGACTGGTGGAGTGAGAAACAATGTGACATCCAAAACCGTGTCCGGACATGGTGCTGAAACATGTCCCAACAAGACATCAGCTAATAATACTGACACAACAGTTGAATCCAGTGACCAGGCCAGTGATCCTGGTAGATCACCTGTTAAACAAGATACACCCAAGTTAACAGATTCTGAGATGAAAAAAGATACACCCAAGGCAACAGATTCTGAGATGAAAAACGATAAACCCAAGGCAGCAGATTCTGAGATGAAAAAAGATACACCcaagaaaacaaattctaagATGAAACAAGATACACCCAAGGCAACAGATTCTGAGATGAAAAAAGATACACCCAAGAAAACAGATTCTAAGATAAAGCCAGATACATACAAGGCAACagattgtaaaataaaaaacgaTACACCCAGTGCAACAGATTCTAAGATTATGTCACCAAAGACAAAAAGGTGGCAGAAACACCAAGGTTCACTCAAGAATACAGGGAAGTCATCCAGTCCCAAGAAACCCGCAAACATGGAGGTGCCAGTGCATGTTGTAAAACCTGTGATGCCCATGCAAACCTATCAAGGAATTGATATTTCACAGATGATTTGCCGTGGACCTACTTTTAATG AGATCCATGCGTATCCAGTTGCCCAGATTGGTATACCGAATAAAGGATACAAGCCCATACTTCGGTTCCCCATTGGCATAACGATCAACCACAAAGACGAAGTGATTGTCTGCGATACGGGTGCCGGGGTGGTCAGAGTATTCAAGTACAACTGCCTGCTGTTTTCATTTTACGAGAGCAAG AACGGTGTGAAGTTCAGTCATCCTTCTGCTGTGGTGGTTAATGAACGTGATGACATGTTTGTCAAAGATGATGTGGCCATTCATGTCTTTGATAGAGATGGAAACGCGCTGAACATCATAGGAAAGAAATGTCTCAAGCGTCCGTATG GTCTAGTCATGACTACAGATGGTAAACTGGTGGTGCTGGATGTCGACAGGGACCGTCCGACTCTGTTTCAGTTTTTCCAGGATGGCAGACTTGCATCGAGTCCATTGTTTGATCCACTGACAAAGCTGAAGTCTGGCTCGAAATGTCGCTTCCTTGCCCTTTATCAGGACAAGGTTCTCGTCAGTGACTTGG GACTCAATGTGATGTATCTAGTTAATCTGGATGGCAACGTGCTGCACACGTTCGGTTCGTTTGGGCACCATGCTGGCTGTTTCAACCAGCCATCAGGCATTACTGTGGATTCAGTGGGAAACTGGATTGTGGCAGACAGCAGAAATGACAGATTACAG gtATTCAAGTCAAATGGACAGTTCTTGTGTCACATGAAGCTGCACGCGCCAATCCTTCGTCCGTCTGACATTCACTTGACCGCTAATGGTCACCTCTATGTGGTGAACCTTCTCTACCATGTTGTTAATGTTTACAAGATCAGTCTGTAG